Proteins encoded within one genomic window of Elusimicrobiota bacterium:
- a CDS encoding DUF819 family protein, which yields MEIPPLFLGILLASLTGGILWVREKYKSSALFRWVPAPFFCYFFPLCLTSIGLLPSVSPLYDGVARFLLPVCLALLLLNVNFAALRGVGRSALLAMAWGVGGMVAGLVVSFGFFHSFLPPEAWKSVGALAGSWTGGSANLLAVKEALGASEQVFAPILVVDTLFAYSWMAFLVWMAGRQGAVDRWSKAWERDVLPVPPLLKTKTPSWPWPTVPMAALVLAGGSLFLGTTLGPTWSRAVAEILPDLGNSLKPATWTVIAVTTGSLVASLSGRFRALPERTEGVGTFFLFFLLTTLGAQASFRSLKEAPLFLAVGAVGLMIHGATLVVGARLSRLPLALLATASQACVGGVVSAPLVGAVYRSSLAAVGLLLAVLGNVGGTYVGLLTAHLCSWIGN from the coding sequence ATGGAAATCCCGCCACTTTTTCTGGGGATCCTGTTGGCCTCTTTAACCGGAGGCATCCTCTGGGTTCGAGAGAAATATAAATCCTCGGCTCTGTTTCGCTGGGTCCCGGCCCCTTTCTTCTGTTATTTTTTTCCCCTCTGTTTGACGTCGATTGGTTTGCTCCCTTCTGTGAGCCCCCTTTACGATGGGGTCGCACGATTCCTCCTTCCGGTGTGTTTAGCTTTGCTACTCCTTAATGTTAATTTCGCCGCCCTGCGTGGGGTGGGGCGATCGGCTCTTCTCGCCATGGCCTGGGGTGTGGGGGGGATGGTGGCCGGGCTCGTGGTCTCCTTCGGTTTTTTTCATTCGTTTCTTCCCCCTGAAGCGTGGAAATCCGTTGGGGCCTTGGCGGGCAGTTGGACAGGAGGGAGCGCCAATTTGTTGGCGGTTAAAGAGGCTCTGGGGGCCTCCGAGCAGGTGTTTGCCCCTATCCTTGTTGTTGACACACTCTTCGCCTACAGTTGGATGGCGTTCTTGGTTTGGATGGCCGGCCGCCAGGGAGCCGTTGATCGTTGGTCCAAGGCATGGGAGAGGGACGTCCTTCCCGTCCCGCCGCTTCTAAAGACAAAGACGCCTTCCTGGCCCTGGCCGACGGTTCCCATGGCGGCCCTTGTCTTGGCGGGTGGATCGCTTTTTTTAGGGACAACGTTAGGGCCCACTTGGAGCAGAGCTGTAGCCGAAATTTTACCGGACCTGGGGAACAGTCTGAAGCCGGCCACTTGGACAGTGATCGCTGTTACGACCGGAAGTCTGGTGGCCTCCCTGTCGGGGCGGTTCCGGGCCCTTCCGGAACGAACCGAAGGGGTCGGAACCTTTTTCCTTTTCTTCTTGTTAACAACCTTGGGCGCTCAAGCTTCTTTCCGTTCGTTGAAAGAAGCCCCACTCTTTTTGGCGGTCGGCGCGGTGGGGTTGATGATTCACGGGGCCACACTGGTGGTGGGGGCGCGATTGTCCCGTTTGCCTTTGGCCCTTTTGGCAACGGCCAGCCAGGCGTGCGTGGGGGGAGTCGTGTCCGCCCCTCTGGTTGGGGCTGTTTACCGGTCCTCCCTGGCCGCGGTGGGATTGCTGTTAGCGGTGTTGGGAAACGTGGGAGGCACCTATGTGGGTCTTCTGACCGCCCATTTGTGTTCTTGGATTGGAAACTAA
- a CDS encoding C40 family peptidase gives MMNRFFLWGALVLPCTVWSGVDITFTPQGPVTTKTTAPETPKAPATEPVEGIVVVPIADLRRAPVSPSPQAVKRRPYAVDENQETQLLFGERVLVYEVKGNWFRVEAVDQAEWTHSQRWQGYPGWVLQEAVIPRPADFMPQAVVIARYGRVRETQKRSSAFKELPMGSRLGVLYRQKGWVRVQGPQGEMGWMRDKDVRLDREAPTRNNEVRDALVTAVRQFIGEPYYWGGRSGHKKRGTNPSGVDCSALVNVAYRSVALNAPRDAHEQFLLASPLRKGGDLRPGDLVFLSKKGTPDRVVHVLIYEKTETLIEAVHEFNKVRRVSFKKKLGVRQNDIQSGSIFGDFVVRLGTFLDK, from the coding sequence ATGATGAATCGTTTTTTCTTATGGGGTGCACTTGTCCTTCCTTGTACGGTCTGGAGCGGGGTGGATATTACCTTTACTCCCCAGGGACCGGTCACCACCAAGACCACGGCCCCGGAAACTCCAAAGGCGCCCGCCACCGAACCCGTGGAAGGGATCGTCGTGGTTCCCATCGCCGACCTCCGCCGGGCTCCTGTCTCGCCCTCTCCCCAAGCGGTGAAGCGTCGTCCCTACGCGGTGGATGAGAACCAAGAAACCCAGTTGCTGTTCGGTGAGAGAGTTCTTGTTTATGAGGTGAAAGGAAACTGGTTTCGAGTGGAAGCCGTGGACCAGGCGGAGTGGACCCACTCTCAGCGGTGGCAGGGGTATCCTGGATGGGTTTTGCAAGAGGCGGTTATTCCACGTCCGGCCGATTTCATGCCTCAAGCGGTCGTCATTGCCCGCTATGGGCGCGTGAGGGAAACTCAAAAAAGATCTTCCGCTTTTAAAGAGTTGCCCATGGGCTCCAGGCTCGGGGTCCTCTACAGGCAAAAAGGCTGGGTTCGGGTGCAAGGGCCCCAGGGCGAAATGGGGTGGATGCGCGATAAAGATGTTCGCCTGGATCGTGAAGCCCCCACCCGAAACAATGAGGTGCGGGACGCACTGGTGACCGCGGTTCGTCAATTTATAGGGGAACCTTATTACTGGGGCGGGCGAAGTGGGCACAAAAAAAGGGGGACCAACCCCTCCGGGGTGGATTGTTCGGCGCTTGTGAATGTCGCCTATCGGTCGGTGGCGTTAAACGCCCCCCGGGACGCCCACGAACAATTTCTCCTAGCGAGTCCCTTGCGAAAGGGGGGGGACCTTCGGCCGGGGGATCTGGTGTTTCTTTCGAAAAAGGGGACTCCTGACCGCGTTGTCCATGTCCTGATTTATGAAAAGACCGAAACATTGATTGAAGCGGTTCACGAATTCAATAAGGTGCGTCGGGTCTCTTTCAAAAAGAAATTGGGTGTGCGCCAAAACGATATTCAGTCTGGATCGATCTTCGGCGATTTTGTTGTGCGGCTTGGAACTTTTTTGGATAAGTAG
- a CDS encoding glycogen debranching enzyme family protein: MPPKGTPLLLLGPDICRNFEDASGREWIETNGRGSYAMGAVADCATRRYHGFLTVARRPPLDRFQLVNRLEETVFQDGTRVDLSCQQYPGVSRPASGDRLESFRLDPFPTWTFAWGETRLQKTYFLRYGEDTGVMTYRLLSGPALEMEVRPLLSFRDHHSLGRRDARFEGRLSYGENLVGVSVPGVDPLTLWATDGHFYSVPVWYNTQDYVKEERRGEEGWEDVFGPGIFRFSLQKDKPVSVVFSAVLKERVPSSGWEGEERDQRRKIVQGSLVRGPLGGALSAAADSFVVSRGEGLSVLAGYPWLADWSRDALVAFPGLFLATGRWSEATSFLETYARHVRQGLLPNYFSEGNASVAYNAVDAPLWFIRAVQAYHKATHDDAAVRKWLPILRDIVDAFQNGAAYDIHMDGDGLIVAPAADLALTWMDARVNGQRVTPRTGKPVEIQALWYNALQFLVEIQLKLKEPTRGYDTLAQIARQSFNAKFWNESGAYLYDVIEGKQRDDAVRPNALLAVSLPYEILEEKRFRSVVDAAWKTLYTPRGMRTLAPGSPGYRARCEGTLSDRDSAYHQGTVWPWLLGPFLTAFVKAYGATEETKSHVVSFLQPFLGHLTEVGVGHISEIFDGDAPHSPRGCPAQAWNVGELLRVMWEEGVTL; encoded by the coding sequence ATGCCCCCGAAGGGGACACCCCTCTTATTGCTCGGTCCCGACATTTGCCGAAACTTCGAAGACGCCAGTGGTCGGGAATGGATTGAAACCAACGGTCGTGGAAGTTACGCCATGGGGGCCGTGGCCGATTGCGCCACCCGCCGTTATCACGGTTTTTTAACGGTCGCGCGTCGACCGCCCCTGGACCGGTTTCAATTGGTCAACCGCCTTGAAGAAACCGTGTTCCAAGACGGAACCCGCGTGGATTTGTCCTGCCAACAATACCCCGGTGTCTCCCGGCCCGCCAGTGGGGATCGGTTGGAATCTTTTCGCCTCGATCCCTTTCCCACATGGACCTTTGCTTGGGGGGAAACCCGTCTCCAAAAAACGTATTTTCTCCGTTATGGGGAAGACACTGGAGTGATGACGTATCGACTCCTCTCGGGGCCGGCCCTCGAAATGGAAGTGCGTCCTCTCCTTTCGTTCCGCGATCACCATTCCCTCGGACGTCGTGACGCGCGGTTTGAAGGGCGCCTGTCCTATGGGGAGAACCTGGTGGGCGTTTCTGTTCCAGGGGTTGATCCGTTGACGCTGTGGGCCACGGACGGTCATTTTTACTCGGTTCCCGTGTGGTACAACACCCAAGACTATGTGAAAGAAGAACGGAGGGGCGAAGAAGGATGGGAAGATGTTTTCGGTCCTGGAATTTTTCGGTTTTCTTTGCAGAAAGATAAACCGGTATCCGTGGTTTTTTCCGCGGTATTGAAGGAACGCGTTCCGTCCTCGGGCTGGGAAGGGGAGGAGCGGGATCAACGACGAAAAATTGTTCAGGGGTCCCTGGTGCGGGGGCCCTTGGGCGGGGCCTTGAGCGCGGCGGCCGATTCTTTTGTGGTGTCACGGGGCGAAGGGCTCAGCGTGTTGGCGGGATACCCGTGGTTGGCGGATTGGAGTCGTGACGCGTTGGTGGCGTTTCCCGGCCTTTTTCTCGCCACCGGTCGATGGTCGGAGGCCACGTCGTTTCTGGAAACGTACGCGCGGCATGTGCGCCAGGGGTTGCTTCCCAACTATTTCTCGGAGGGGAACGCCTCTGTCGCCTACAACGCTGTGGACGCCCCTCTCTGGTTTATCCGGGCGGTTCAAGCTTATCACAAGGCCACCCATGATGACGCGGCTGTTCGGAAATGGCTTCCCATCCTGAGGGACATTGTCGATGCTTTTCAAAATGGAGCGGCCTACGACATCCATATGGACGGGGACGGTTTGATTGTCGCCCCGGCCGCGGATTTGGCTCTGACCTGGATGGACGCCCGTGTGAACGGTCAACGGGTCACCCCACGCACGGGAAAACCGGTGGAAATTCAGGCCCTGTGGTACAACGCCCTCCAATTCCTCGTCGAAATTCAACTGAAACTCAAGGAACCCACACGGGGATACGATACGTTAGCTCAGATCGCTCGCCAAAGTTTCAACGCTAAATTTTGGAACGAATCGGGGGCCTATTTGTATGATGTTATCGAAGGAAAACAGCGGGATGACGCTGTTCGACCAAACGCGCTATTGGCGGTTAGTCTTCCGTACGAAATCTTGGAAGAAAAGAGGTTCCGCTCCGTGGTCGATGCGGCCTGGAAAACCCTCTATACACCCCGGGGTATGCGAACATTAGCCCCCGGATCTCCCGGGTATCGGGCCCGATGTGAGGGGACACTTTCTGACCGAGACAGTGCCTATCACCAGGGGACCGTTTGGCCGTGGCTCTTGGGTCCGTTCCTGACCGCGTTTGTGAAAGCCTATGGCGCTACGGAAGAAACGAAAAGTCACGTGGTGTCTTTCCTCCAACCTTTTCTAGGGCACTTAACGGAAGTGGGGGTGGGCCACATCTCGGAGATCTTTGATGGGGACGCTCCCCATTCTCCACGGGGATGTCCCGCTCAAGCCTGGAACGTTGGTGAACTTTTGCGTGTGATGTGGGAGGAGGGGGTTACTTTATGA
- the sucD gene encoding succinate--CoA ligase subunit alpha: MSILIDQKTKVIVQGMTGAAGSFHAQGCRDYGTQVVGGVTPGKGGTSVSGIPVYNTVKESVKASGATASLLFVPPPFAADAILEAADAGIGLILCVTEGIPVLDMARVMSVLKGTGVRLIGPNGPGVITPGDAARPGCKIGIMPGYIHKPGRIGVVSRSGTLTYEAVWQLTQRSLGQSTVVGIGGDPIQGTSFVDVLELFENDPGTDAVLMIGEIGGTAEEEAAQFFKKRMSKPLMAFIAGRTAPPGKRMGHAGAIIGAGGEGGKVSHGSAMEKRAALESAGVKLIDSPADLGETVLKVMRSA; this comes from the coding sequence GTGAGTATCCTGATTGATCAAAAAACCAAAGTTATTGTGCAAGGGATGACCGGGGCGGCGGGGTCTTTTCACGCCCAGGGGTGCCGGGATTACGGGACACAGGTTGTGGGGGGAGTGACCCCGGGGAAAGGCGGGACTTCTGTTTCTGGAATCCCCGTATATAACACTGTGAAAGAATCCGTGAAAGCCAGCGGGGCCACGGCGTCTCTCCTCTTCGTGCCGCCTCCCTTTGCGGCGGACGCGATTTTGGAAGCGGCGGACGCGGGGATCGGGCTTATCCTTTGCGTGACAGAAGGGATTCCCGTTCTGGACATGGCCCGCGTGATGTCCGTCTTGAAAGGAACGGGGGTTCGTCTCATTGGGCCGAACGGGCCCGGGGTGATCACCCCCGGGGATGCGGCTCGGCCCGGGTGTAAAATAGGCATTATGCCGGGCTATATCCATAAACCGGGCCGAATCGGCGTGGTGTCCCGTTCCGGGACGCTCACCTACGAAGCGGTCTGGCAGTTGACCCAACGGAGTTTGGGTCAATCCACGGTGGTGGGCATTGGGGGAGACCCGATCCAGGGCACTTCGTTCGTCGACGTTCTTGAACTTTTTGAAAATGATCCTGGAACCGACGCCGTTCTTATGATCGGGGAGATTGGGGGTACCGCGGAAGAAGAAGCCGCCCAATTCTTTAAAAAAAGAATGTCCAAGCCGCTCATGGCGTTCATCGCGGGCCGCACCGCTCCTCCCGGGAAGCGGATGGGTCACGCGGGGGCCATTATCGGGGCGGGTGGGGAAGGGGGAAAAGTTTCCCACGGATCGGCGATGGAAAAGCGAGCCGCCCTGGAGTCCGCGGGTGTGAAATTGATCGATTCGCCAGCGGACCTGGGAGAAACTGTTTTAAAAGTGATGCGGAGCGCATAG
- the sucC gene encoding ADP-forming succinate--CoA ligase subunit beta, with protein sequence MKLHEYQAKRQMEIFKLPVLKGAVVTEGGAVPEALKAVGDGPWVLKAQVHAGGRGKAGGVRVVKDLGEAESFVKGVLGKPLVTAQTGPEGLLVRTVLVEPAVTVERELYAAVLMNRKTGKPVLIVSAEGGVDIETLAWTSPDKIVRVDVDPIRGLEAFQAREVAFATGLAGDFLGESVPFFQNLVKMFLSTDASLVEVNPLGVRTGKKGERLLALDAKMTVDDNAPFRQPALFKEADEADLSEAERQASAVGISYIRLEGTIGCMVNGAGLAMATMDIIKLHGGEPANFLDVGGGATVEQVTEAFKIILSDSNVRVVLVNIFGGIMKCDVIAEGIVQAVKSTGLDRPLVVRLEGNRVEEGRRILAASGLKITPAADLADAAQKSVALSKEAA encoded by the coding sequence ATGAAGCTCCATGAGTATCAAGCAAAGCGTCAAATGGAAATTTTTAAATTGCCCGTGTTAAAAGGGGCGGTGGTGACCGAGGGGGGGGCTGTCCCCGAAGCTTTGAAAGCCGTTGGGGACGGGCCTTGGGTCCTCAAGGCCCAGGTGCATGCGGGTGGGCGGGGGAAAGCGGGCGGGGTCCGTGTGGTCAAGGATCTGGGAGAGGCTGAATCTTTTGTCAAAGGGGTTCTCGGGAAACCACTGGTGACCGCCCAGACCGGGCCGGAGGGACTTTTGGTTCGAACGGTTCTTGTGGAACCCGCGGTCACGGTGGAACGTGAACTGTACGCCGCGGTTCTCATGAACCGGAAAACGGGGAAACCTGTTCTCATCGTTTCAGCGGAGGGCGGGGTGGATATCGAAACCTTAGCTTGGACGTCTCCCGATAAAATTGTTCGGGTGGATGTGGATCCGATTCGGGGGCTGGAAGCTTTTCAAGCTCGGGAAGTGGCTTTTGCCACCGGACTGGCCGGGGATTTCCTGGGGGAATCGGTTCCGTTTTTCCAAAACCTTGTGAAGATGTTTCTCTCCACGGACGCCAGTTTGGTGGAAGTCAATCCCCTGGGGGTTCGGACGGGAAAAAAGGGCGAGCGTCTTTTAGCTTTGGACGCTAAGATGACCGTGGATGATAACGCCCCATTTCGCCAGCCGGCCTTGTTTAAAGAAGCCGATGAGGCGGATCTTTCGGAAGCGGAACGGCAAGCGAGTGCCGTGGGCATCTCCTACATCCGTCTTGAAGGGACCATCGGTTGCATGGTGAATGGGGCGGGGCTTGCCATGGCGACCATGGACATCATAAAACTCCATGGGGGTGAACCCGCTAATTTCTTGGATGTGGGCGGCGGGGCGACGGTGGAGCAAGTCACCGAGGCGTTCAAAATCATTTTGTCCGATTCCAACGTGCGGGTTGTTCTGGTGAACATTTTTGGTGGAATCATGAAATGCGATGTGATTGCTGAAGGGATTGTCCAGGCGGTGAAAAGCACCGGGTTGGACCGCCCTCTTGTGGTTCGGCTGGAAGGGAACCGGGTCGAAGAAGGCCGAAGAATTTTAGCGGCTTCCGGCTTAAAAATCACCCCCGCAGCGGATTTGGCGGACGCCGCCCAAAAATCGGTTGCCCTTTCAAAAGAGGCGGCCTAG